The sequence TTCAGGTTTCATCCATAACTCCTGAAAAAGTCCCTGTTTTCGGAGCTCAAGATAACACCGCATACAGGCATCAACATCTGCAAGGGCATCATGAGCATCTTCAAAATCACTTTCAAAGAGATGGTGATGGAGTTCAGAGAGGGAGGGCCATTTGTATCCTCTTCGGCCGCCTTTCGGAGGCAATTTACATACATCTGTAGAACCTTTCATGGTGCAATGATAGGGAAGCTTCAGAATTGGTGCATTTTGTTTTGCTCTGGCAAATTCCGATGTAACAATACTTCTGTCAAAAGAGACATTATGACCAACCAGAACATCTGCCAAAACAACGGATTCTGAGAAAACAGATAACACATCCATGATTGGTTTACCCTCACTTTGTGCCTTTTCATTCGT comes from Methanospirillum hungatei and encodes:
- a CDS encoding 3'-5' exonuclease, translating into MNFLIFDIESTGLPKEEKDPFHYPEYWPRMVQIAWVLTDGETVRVRENHYIKPEGFVIPQSAIEVHGITNEKAQSEGKPIMDVLSVFSESVVLADVLVGHNVSFDRSIVTSEFARAKQNAPILKLPYHCTMKGSTDVCKLPPKGGRRGYKWPSLSELHHHLFESDFEDAHDALADVDACMRCYLELRKQGLFQELWMKPETKEMKWKKKRFNPYY